One Paralichthys olivaceus isolate ysfri-2021 chromosome 21, ASM2471397v2, whole genome shotgun sequence genomic window carries:
- the LOC109626703 gene encoding sperm-associated antigen 4 protein-like isoform X1 has translation MKSTNCPHCHPVMSRRSSRLLSSGYYNTESDSSSVRTIFYGANPIKVIKRRTETCSCTSGRTTGNASSPNHEPPLTAGNFSEEFYRKPMAAPNFDPRSEYRSRISSAFFGLIGLSTITATMKSKVIHLSALAKYSLKSIKRKAFVLCFLSLLVFQCFIFLHQSDIIHDAAEQLQKLSSSLEALDPNQSVLQILITELEQAVLLERIKVLQELSSNQNMPDANMKYVLHMLIPKLQQEMEKCLTDLIKEHDTLSLADEGKANDSGHPIPDKMTDFALKSRGAKVISARCSEPYRSPESCASLFGFCLLCSSDNPSTDIQGTLTIALSHHTKISHVTLDQLPRNNSPKGCMDTAPKDFEVYAMKDASDSGTLLGIFTFDENGESTQTFKLPTPTDEFYNIVALHVLSNCGQPEYKCLYGFRVHGEESSSDDNRGAFKFAFPRLSVGFDIINSTRMSITFTLHFTPKYAVCLTFLIHPLTLIPSIEIHFKFNIM, from the exons ATGAAAAGCACAAATTGCCCTCAT TGTCATCCAGTCATGTCTCGTAGGAGTTCTCGTCTTTTGTCCAGCGGCTACTACAACACAGAATCCGACTCAAGTAGCGTGAGAACCATATTCTATGGCGCAAACCCCATCAA gGTTATcaagaggagaacagagacctgctcatgtacctctggcagaaccactGGTAATGCAAGTTCACCCAACCATGAGCCACCTCTCACCGCAG GAAACTTCTCTGAGGAATTTTACAGGAAGCCCATGGCTGCCCCCAACTTTGATCCCCGTTCTGAGTACAGAAGCAGAATCAGCAGTGCCTTCTTTGGTCTGATTG GCTTATCAACGATCACTGCCACAATGAAGTCAAAAGTGATTCATCTGTCAGCTTTAG CGAAGTATTCATTGAAAAGCATCAAGAGGAAGGCttttgttctgtgtttcctctccctccttgttTTCCAAT GTTTCATCTTCCTTCATCAATCCGATATCATACATGATGCAGCTGAGCAG CTGCAGAAGCTTTCATCAAGTTTGGAGGCACTTGATCCCAACCAATCTGTCCTCCAGATTTTGATCACAGAGCTCGAACAGGCGGTGCTGCTGGAACGCATCAAGGTACTTCAG GAGTTGTCATCCAACCAAAACATGCCTGATGCCAATATGAAATATGTGCTACATATGCTAATCCCCAAGCTCCAACAGGAAATGGAGAAGTGCCTCACTGACTTAATCAAG GAGCATGATACACTAAGCCTTGCTGATGAAGGAAAAGCCAATGACTCTGGACATCCCATTCCTGACAAAATGACTGATTTTGCCCTAAAGTCTCGAG gTGCCAAAGTGATCAGTGCCAGGTGTTCAGAGCCGTATCGTTCTCCTGAATCGTGTGCGTCCCTGtttggtttctgtcttttatgCTCATCTGATAACCCAAGCACTGATATTCAG GGAACTCTGACCATCGCTCTCTCTCACCATACAAAGATAAGCCATGTGACACTGGACCAACTCCCACGCAACAACTCCCCAAAAGGCTGCATGGACACCGCGCCCAAAGACTTTGAGGTCTAT GCGATGAAAGACGCCTCTGATAGTGGAACTCTGCTGGGGATTTTTACCTTTGATGAGAATGGAGAGTCCACACAGACATTCAAGCTGCCT ACCCCCACAGACGAGTTCTACAATATTGTGGCGCTGCATGTCCTCAGTAACTGTGGCCAACCTGAATACAAATGCCTGTACGGCTTCCGTGTGCATGGAGAGGAGAGTTCCTCTGATGACAACAGGGGTGCATTTAAGTTTGCCTTCCCCAGATTATCTGTTGGTTTCGACATCATCAATTCCACCAGAATGTCCATCACCTTCACACTCCATTTCACTCCCAAATATGCTGTTTGTCTCACCTTTCTTATCCATCCTCTCACTTTAATCCCTTCTATTGAAATTCACTTCAAATTCAATATTATGTAG
- the LOC109626703 gene encoding SUN domain-containing protein 1-like isoform X2, which translates to MKSTNCPHCHPVMSRRSSRLLSSGYYNTESDSSSVRTIFYGANPIKVIKRRTETCSCTSGRTTGNASSPNHEPPLTAGNFSEEFYRKPMAAPNFDPRSEYRSRISSAFFGLIGLSTITATMKSKVIHLSALAKYSLKSIKRKAFVLCFLSLLVFQCFIFLHQSDIIHDAAEQLQKLSSSLEALDPNQSVLQILITELEQAVLLERIKELSSNQNMPDANMKYVLHMLIPKLQQEMEKCLTDLIKEHDTLSLADEGKANDSGHPIPDKMTDFALKSRGAKVISARCSEPYRSPESCASLFGFCLLCSSDNPSTDIQGTLTIALSHHTKISHVTLDQLPRNNSPKGCMDTAPKDFEVYAMKDASDSGTLLGIFTFDENGESTQTFKLPTPTDEFYNIVALHVLSNCGQPEYKCLYGFRVHGEESSSDDNRGAFKFAFPRLSVGFDIINSTRMSITFTLHFTPKYAVCLTFLIHPLTLIPSIEIHFKFNIM; encoded by the exons ATGAAAAGCACAAATTGCCCTCAT TGTCATCCAGTCATGTCTCGTAGGAGTTCTCGTCTTTTGTCCAGCGGCTACTACAACACAGAATCCGACTCAAGTAGCGTGAGAACCATATTCTATGGCGCAAACCCCATCAA gGTTATcaagaggagaacagagacctgctcatgtacctctggcagaaccactGGTAATGCAAGTTCACCCAACCATGAGCCACCTCTCACCGCAG GAAACTTCTCTGAGGAATTTTACAGGAAGCCCATGGCTGCCCCCAACTTTGATCCCCGTTCTGAGTACAGAAGCAGAATCAGCAGTGCCTTCTTTGGTCTGATTG GCTTATCAACGATCACTGCCACAATGAAGTCAAAAGTGATTCATCTGTCAGCTTTAG CGAAGTATTCATTGAAAAGCATCAAGAGGAAGGCttttgttctgtgtttcctctccctccttgttTTCCAAT GTTTCATCTTCCTTCATCAATCCGATATCATACATGATGCAGCTGAGCAG CTGCAGAAGCTTTCATCAAGTTTGGAGGCACTTGATCCCAACCAATCTGTCCTCCAGATTTTGATCACAGAGCTCGAACAGGCGGTGCTGCTGGAACGCATCAAG GAGTTGTCATCCAACCAAAACATGCCTGATGCCAATATGAAATATGTGCTACATATGCTAATCCCCAAGCTCCAACAGGAAATGGAGAAGTGCCTCACTGACTTAATCAAG GAGCATGATACACTAAGCCTTGCTGATGAAGGAAAAGCCAATGACTCTGGACATCCCATTCCTGACAAAATGACTGATTTTGCCCTAAAGTCTCGAG gTGCCAAAGTGATCAGTGCCAGGTGTTCAGAGCCGTATCGTTCTCCTGAATCGTGTGCGTCCCTGtttggtttctgtcttttatgCTCATCTGATAACCCAAGCACTGATATTCAG GGAACTCTGACCATCGCTCTCTCTCACCATACAAAGATAAGCCATGTGACACTGGACCAACTCCCACGCAACAACTCCCCAAAAGGCTGCATGGACACCGCGCCCAAAGACTTTGAGGTCTAT GCGATGAAAGACGCCTCTGATAGTGGAACTCTGCTGGGGATTTTTACCTTTGATGAGAATGGAGAGTCCACACAGACATTCAAGCTGCCT ACCCCCACAGACGAGTTCTACAATATTGTGGCGCTGCATGTCCTCAGTAACTGTGGCCAACCTGAATACAAATGCCTGTACGGCTTCCGTGTGCATGGAGAGGAGAGTTCCTCTGATGACAACAGGGGTGCATTTAAGTTTGCCTTCCCCAGATTATCTGTTGGTTTCGACATCATCAATTCCACCAGAATGTCCATCACCTTCACACTCCATTTCACTCCCAAATATGCTGTTTGTCTCACCTTTCTTATCCATCCTCTCACTTTAATCCCTTCTATTGAAATTCACTTCAAATTCAATATTATGTAG
- the LOC109626703 gene encoding sperm-associated antigen 4 protein-like isoform X4, protein MKSTNCPHCHPVMSRRSSRLLSSGYYNTESDSSSVRTIFYGANPIKVIKRRTETCSCTSGRTTGNASSPNHEPPLTAGNFSEEFYRKPMAAPNFDPRSEYRSRISSAFFGLIGLSTITATMKSKVIHLSALAKYSLKSIKRKAFVLCFLSLLVFQCFIFLHQSDIIHDAAEQLQKLSSSLEALDPNQSVLQILITELEQAVLLERIKVLQELSSNQNMPDANMKYVLHMLIPKLQQEMEKCLTDLIKEHDTLSLADEGKANDSGHPIPDKMTDFALKSRGAKVISARCSEPYRSPESCASLFGFCLLCSSDNPSTDIQISHVTLDQLPRNNSPKGCMDTAPKDFEVYAMKDASDSGTLLGIFTFDENGESTQTFKLPTPTDEFYNIVALHVLSNCGQPEYKCLYGFRVHGEESSSDDNRGAFKFAFPRLSVGFDIINSTRMSITFTLHFTPKYAVCLTFLIHPLTLIPSIEIHFKFNIM, encoded by the exons ATGAAAAGCACAAATTGCCCTCAT TGTCATCCAGTCATGTCTCGTAGGAGTTCTCGTCTTTTGTCCAGCGGCTACTACAACACAGAATCCGACTCAAGTAGCGTGAGAACCATATTCTATGGCGCAAACCCCATCAA gGTTATcaagaggagaacagagacctgctcatgtacctctggcagaaccactGGTAATGCAAGTTCACCCAACCATGAGCCACCTCTCACCGCAG GAAACTTCTCTGAGGAATTTTACAGGAAGCCCATGGCTGCCCCCAACTTTGATCCCCGTTCTGAGTACAGAAGCAGAATCAGCAGTGCCTTCTTTGGTCTGATTG GCTTATCAACGATCACTGCCACAATGAAGTCAAAAGTGATTCATCTGTCAGCTTTAG CGAAGTATTCATTGAAAAGCATCAAGAGGAAGGCttttgttctgtgtttcctctccctccttgttTTCCAAT GTTTCATCTTCCTTCATCAATCCGATATCATACATGATGCAGCTGAGCAG CTGCAGAAGCTTTCATCAAGTTTGGAGGCACTTGATCCCAACCAATCTGTCCTCCAGATTTTGATCACAGAGCTCGAACAGGCGGTGCTGCTGGAACGCATCAAGGTACTTCAG GAGTTGTCATCCAACCAAAACATGCCTGATGCCAATATGAAATATGTGCTACATATGCTAATCCCCAAGCTCCAACAGGAAATGGAGAAGTGCCTCACTGACTTAATCAAG GAGCATGATACACTAAGCCTTGCTGATGAAGGAAAAGCCAATGACTCTGGACATCCCATTCCTGACAAAATGACTGATTTTGCCCTAAAGTCTCGAG gTGCCAAAGTGATCAGTGCCAGGTGTTCAGAGCCGTATCGTTCTCCTGAATCGTGTGCGTCCCTGtttggtttctgtcttttatgCTCATCTGATAACCCAAGCACTGATATTCAG ATAAGCCATGTGACACTGGACCAACTCCCACGCAACAACTCCCCAAAAGGCTGCATGGACACCGCGCCCAAAGACTTTGAGGTCTAT GCGATGAAAGACGCCTCTGATAGTGGAACTCTGCTGGGGATTTTTACCTTTGATGAGAATGGAGAGTCCACACAGACATTCAAGCTGCCT ACCCCCACAGACGAGTTCTACAATATTGTGGCGCTGCATGTCCTCAGTAACTGTGGCCAACCTGAATACAAATGCCTGTACGGCTTCCGTGTGCATGGAGAGGAGAGTTCCTCTGATGACAACAGGGGTGCATTTAAGTTTGCCTTCCCCAGATTATCTGTTGGTTTCGACATCATCAATTCCACCAGAATGTCCATCACCTTCACACTCCATTTCACTCCCAAATATGCTGTTTGTCTCACCTTTCTTATCCATCCTCTCACTTTAATCCCTTCTATTGAAATTCACTTCAAATTCAATATTATGTAG
- the LOC109626703 gene encoding SUN domain-containing protein 1-like isoform X3, producing MSRRSSRLLSSGYYNTESDSSSVRTIFYGANPIKVIKRRTETCSCTSGRTTGNASSPNHEPPLTAGNFSEEFYRKPMAAPNFDPRSEYRSRISSAFFGLIGLSTITATMKSKVIHLSALAKYSLKSIKRKAFVLCFLSLLVFQCFIFLHQSDIIHDAAEQLQKLSSSLEALDPNQSVLQILITELEQAVLLERIKVLQELSSNQNMPDANMKYVLHMLIPKLQQEMEKCLTDLIKEHDTLSLADEGKANDSGHPIPDKMTDFALKSRGAKVISARCSEPYRSPESCASLFGFCLLCSSDNPSTDIQGTLTIALSHHTKISHVTLDQLPRNNSPKGCMDTAPKDFEVYAMKDASDSGTLLGIFTFDENGESTQTFKLPTPTDEFYNIVALHVLSNCGQPEYKCLYGFRVHGEESSSDDNRGAFKFAFPRLSVGFDIINSTRMSITFTLHFTPKYAVCLTFLIHPLTLIPSIEIHFKFNIM from the exons ATGTCTCGTAGGAGTTCTCGTCTTTTGTCCAGCGGCTACTACAACACAGAATCCGACTCAAGTAGCGTGAGAACCATATTCTATGGCGCAAACCCCATCAA gGTTATcaagaggagaacagagacctgctcatgtacctctggcagaaccactGGTAATGCAAGTTCACCCAACCATGAGCCACCTCTCACCGCAG GAAACTTCTCTGAGGAATTTTACAGGAAGCCCATGGCTGCCCCCAACTTTGATCCCCGTTCTGAGTACAGAAGCAGAATCAGCAGTGCCTTCTTTGGTCTGATTG GCTTATCAACGATCACTGCCACAATGAAGTCAAAAGTGATTCATCTGTCAGCTTTAG CGAAGTATTCATTGAAAAGCATCAAGAGGAAGGCttttgttctgtgtttcctctccctccttgttTTCCAAT GTTTCATCTTCCTTCATCAATCCGATATCATACATGATGCAGCTGAGCAG CTGCAGAAGCTTTCATCAAGTTTGGAGGCACTTGATCCCAACCAATCTGTCCTCCAGATTTTGATCACAGAGCTCGAACAGGCGGTGCTGCTGGAACGCATCAAGGTACTTCAG GAGTTGTCATCCAACCAAAACATGCCTGATGCCAATATGAAATATGTGCTACATATGCTAATCCCCAAGCTCCAACAGGAAATGGAGAAGTGCCTCACTGACTTAATCAAG GAGCATGATACACTAAGCCTTGCTGATGAAGGAAAAGCCAATGACTCTGGACATCCCATTCCTGACAAAATGACTGATTTTGCCCTAAAGTCTCGAG gTGCCAAAGTGATCAGTGCCAGGTGTTCAGAGCCGTATCGTTCTCCTGAATCGTGTGCGTCCCTGtttggtttctgtcttttatgCTCATCTGATAACCCAAGCACTGATATTCAG GGAACTCTGACCATCGCTCTCTCTCACCATACAAAGATAAGCCATGTGACACTGGACCAACTCCCACGCAACAACTCCCCAAAAGGCTGCATGGACACCGCGCCCAAAGACTTTGAGGTCTAT GCGATGAAAGACGCCTCTGATAGTGGAACTCTGCTGGGGATTTTTACCTTTGATGAGAATGGAGAGTCCACACAGACATTCAAGCTGCCT ACCCCCACAGACGAGTTCTACAATATTGTGGCGCTGCATGTCCTCAGTAACTGTGGCCAACCTGAATACAAATGCCTGTACGGCTTCCGTGTGCATGGAGAGGAGAGTTCCTCTGATGACAACAGGGGTGCATTTAAGTTTGCCTTCCCCAGATTATCTGTTGGTTTCGACATCATCAATTCCACCAGAATGTCCATCACCTTCACACTCCATTTCACTCCCAAATATGCTGTTTGTCTCACCTTTCTTATCCATCCTCTCACTTTAATCCCTTCTATTGAAATTCACTTCAAATTCAATATTATGTAG
- the pvalb9 gene encoding parvalbumin 9: MSFASILSADAIEKAVKDCQAPDSFCYKKFFQMCGLSSKTPEEINQVFRILDEDNSGYIEESELKYFLQWFIKDARTLTEAETKTFISAADDDSDGRIGAEEFQAMVLS; the protein is encoded by the exons ATGTCGTTCGCCTCCATCCTTTCAGCTGATGCCATTGAAAAAGCTGTCAAGGACTGCCAAG CTCCGGACTCATTCTGCTACAAGAAGTTCTTCCAAATGTGTGGCCTGTCCTCAAAGACGCCCGAGGAGATCAACCAAGTCTTCAGGATCCTCGACGAGGACAACAGTGGCTACATTGAGGAGTCTGAGCTCAA GTACTTCCTGCAGTGGTTCATCAAAGACGCTCGAACACTGACTGAGGCAGAAACCAAGACCTTCATCTCAGCTGctgatgatgacagtgatggCAGAATTGGAGCAGAGG AATTCCAGGCGATGGTCCTGTCCTGA